TTCTTCTATGAAGGAAAAAACTGGaaactaaatttagataaactTTTACTGTAAATGGATTTTCAGGATATAATAAGTCTtcgatattaaaattaggtGGTAGATTTGGATTAGTAGACATatattcctttattttttatatttctggATTATTATCCATATGATTTAagaactaatttaaataatttatttactattatttgattttattattattattactattactaTTACTTAGCTTCCTATTATTCTTGAAGTAATTTCTCTTCTTATATTCTTTAGGCTTCTctctttttttcttcttctaattccttctatcttttgatttccatctcttttttgtattattcaTAAGTAGGCAAAGAAACCATGAACTTCTCCAAAAACTCCTTCATTCCTTCTTGTTTATCAAATACTGggtattattttgttatttaaacaaattaaatttataactatGTGTATTTATCTATAGGTTCTCTAATCATCAATGTATAAGAAAGTTGGATGACTTATTTTTTTGGAGTTGTGATATTGGCTGTTCCTTCGAATAATGTCttgtttttgatattttcaagACTTATTTAACCTACTCCTATTTCAGATGATCCAAAGAATCCTTTTTCAAATAGTCTgacttcaatttttttatttgaatattcaaCTCCAGTTTCTAATGGAATATCATGATCAGAATTGAATGAACAAGTCTTGTCACAAATTTCAGTTTATTTGCTCACCACTCCcctaataattagaattaagagTACTTGTTAGTATccaaagaataaaataagtagtatttttcatatttgcAATCAAGTTTTCGAAATTTGATTCTTATGATATTTGGGGGgatatctttattttcaatacaTACTGAAACATTCAAATCTTGTGTCTCTAAATCTGGTAATAGAATCCACtgcattttttataattattttagatgcTCAAATGCTTAGCcataagaatttaatcttGATTTGCTCTCTTCATGAGGATTATAGGTTTAATTTTAGCCTATATGAATTCTTTTTGAGTgcaatgatattttatagaattctTTTTCCTTATTATTGGCTtccatcaattaattgaatagcAAAGTTTATTCTAACATAATTCAACATATTAcatgatttatattattattaattcattttatgaaaGTCTTCTAAAGTAAGTTCCTACATTTCATTGCATAAGTAATTTCCTATTGGGGGATTCTGTCCTTAAGTAAAAAGTTCTCTTAATTGCTTTCCTTTTTCAAGTAATTTAAGTGCTTATTCAATATCTTCTTTCCTCTTAACTTTAGCatgatttgataaataagtagcgtaattgtaatattctttatatcTTTTTAGTAAGGCTTCGTATTTTACGTGGATTGGCAATTAATCTAGATTTTCTTCTAAATGTTTTTAGGCATTTTTATCGATTTTGattgaatctaattttatattactaTCATAGTAACAAATCTATACTCCTAAAGCTGCTAAGGTTTCTTCAACGTTTACTTCTATGACTGAGGTATCATAATATTTGGCTTTACTCTTTAAACTATTTGAGCAAAATTTTCTGAAGGATTTTGTTACATCAATGTTTATTCTgcctttaaaatattcattctattagtaattctataaattaatagtttttttaaataccttttaataaataatgtatcTCCTTAGGATTATGCCTTCTGTAGTAAAGCATATTAGTCTTTAAATGTTACTGCAATAAACTTCCCATACATATCATCTCTCAATTTTCCTTATTcaacaaaatcaattaattaaagtaattatttttagagagcctatcttaaatttgtataaaaAGCCAAACTTTAACTATTGCTTTCAATGGATGGCTATTTCATACATGTATTTGTAATAAAACTACACTCCTgttgtattaaattaaaagatttaaaactTGGGACAAtagtatataattattcctattctataaattttgatgtGCTTgcatttaactattttatatttgattccTTTTTAACAGGTTAGGGTTCATTATAAACTTActtttattgctattattgcTAAATGATCTGCTATTGCTAATTTTATTGAGTAGAGAATTGCTTCTCAATTTATTACATCTGTTACTATTTCTatgtttattcaatttattcagtttattttttttgttgatctgcttaataattcttttgaattgGTTATTATTGAGGTTAAACAGTTTATTGTTGAACTTTTGGGTTTTCATTAATTGGAGGTCTCTATTATACATTCCTtgaattagatgaaaatttACTCAATTTTAGCATCAGTTTTTTCAACTTCAATTTTGTTAACTTCCTTTTCTAATTAGGCTATCAAATAATCCATATCATCCTCCATCTTtgctaattttataaatgaaaattattaatataattattttataatgtgGCAATTTACTGATGATTAATATCCTAAATTTACTACTTTTCCTGAAATTTTGAAGAGGCCTGATgctaaaactaaataaacGAGCATAGATAACAAACTTGCTTAGGAGgatcaaaatgaaaatacaGAAGTTAGACCAAAAAAGGTAAATATGAAACCTAGACTCCCTGTTTTATCGAATTTACTCTTAAAGCCAAAATAGCCACCTACCTCaccataataaaataaaaataaagaagaaaataaaattacaaagaaATAACGTATGGAACCTGTTAAATCCGTAGTTTAAATTAGATCAAATTCAAATGCACCTTAAATGGTAAAGTAACtaacaaatgaaaaattagaaattaaggAAAAAGTCAAAGTGGAATTTAAACCATTAAAAAAAGTAGAGAGATTAGATGAATATGAAATCTAAGAGATTATTGGTTAAGGTTCTTATGCAATTGTTAGAAAAGGAGTTCATAAGATTAATGGTTAGATTGTGGCCATTAAGGTTTATTCCAAAGAAAGACTCTATGATCCTTAACGTGCTAGAGCAGTGGCCAaggaaattcaaattcttagatAATGTAATCACAAGAATATTATACATTTGATCAAGGTTGTAGAATCCAATAAAAATGTAAGTATTATCCTTCAATATTGcttagataaatttaataatggaatACGGAGGCGATCAATCTTTGAAAAAGGTTAAGAACTTATAAGAAGTTGaagttcaattaattttcttttaaatattgaaggCTGTGAATTATTTACACAACAAAAAAATAGTTCATCGAGATATCAAATTAGATAACATACTACTAAATgcataaaagtaaattaaacgTAACTATTAAGAGAGATCaaactaattgattttggatttgctACAGAAATTGATGGATATATTAACACCACATATGGAACTCCTTCTTACATGAGTCCAGAAATGCTACCTCCAAATCCAAGATATAATGAAATGACAGATATCTGGAGTTGCGGAGTTGTACTTTATGCTCTATTGTTTAACAAATTTCCATTTAGTGGTCATACAGagaaagaattataaatgaaaataaagaaacaaGATCTACATGTCTACTCAATTGATGAAGAGATTTTGGAAGTGTTGTTAAATTGTTTAGAGAGGGATGTTGATAGAAGGAAAACAgcagattaattattaaaaactcTCTGGATGATTTGCAtagattgattttaattttatgatgattaaaatttaattactttttaaagtTGATACAAATAAAAGGCAATACAATAATTACCCCTTTAAATTagttatgaaaattataaatcataattcttCAATCAAACTGTTTTATTCATAAGATCTTTGAAGTTTTGGAAAgtcatctaaaatattagaaaattatataCATAGTCTTTTTTTAGAAGTTCTATCATAATTTCTGtaaaaaattctttttctaaagTATATTAAGTAGCCAATGTTTCTGCAGTAATAaagttctttttattttttaataatttgaaactTATGTCTATCctttcttcttcaattaacTCTTTACGATCAAAAgcatataaaataaattcttaaaaagtGATCTTTTTATCCTTATCCATATCTaccttttaaaaaatattcatgCATATAATTTTAGTGTTGTTCGAATCCTCAACATATTCAGTATATGAAGTGATAAGTTCGGAAATACTAAAATATCCATCGTTATCTAAATCAAGTGATCGAAAAACCGAATatatttctcttaatttatcaggtggataattgttaataatgaatttaagtaaatacACTTATAAAATGTTAAGTTTTTTTGATTCTCTGAGTCTTAACAAGGTTTCTCTAACCTACTCTTCTGGTAagacaatttattattttttaaaccAAATATGTTTTGTAATGTCGCTTATGGTGATTCTGCTTTTTGGGTTTTTCTCTAAGATTTACTATAACAAGGATTTAGCCTCATCCGATATTTTGTTCTCataagaaatattagaaGCTTATACATCTAATTTTAGTAAGCTGGCAATGTTGGATTGAAATGGTGATTTATGATAAAGTAGATTATATAGTATTATTCCCAAAGACCAAATATCTCTTTCCTCAGAATATTCTTGATTCTCGAAATATTCTGGTGGTAAGTAATGTGATTCTTCTAGAGTTGGCTTTttcttcataaataaatggtACAAATCATATAGTTTTAAGTATTTATCCCCGAAAAGAGCAAAGCATTCTAATGTTAGATGTCCATGAGTCAGTTTCTAATGATGCAGATATTCAATAACTTCAactatctaattaaaaataaaagcaatttctttttcatcattataaatttttgaatttagcACTACTATTTTTTCATTGTTCTCTTCAGCTacatgatatttttattattcctcATAAATTTCgaattattgtattaaatttggATGATGCTAAGttagatataaaaatatacaaGTTAATATTTGAGTAGCGATGCTATGTATTTTGAATCAGAAGATTTATagcttttaataattcttacaATTCCAGTATTGTTGTGTTAAATAGTGGTGAATGGAAAATCTTTATCTTCCTACTTAAGTAAGCTATAAAAGGAAGAAAAATTTGTATTTCTATAGAccaaaaaaaaattgatgttTTTCAAACTATATGCTGGCTGACTCAAATCATTATGAGATTAAAATGCTGAATGTGTATTGTGCCGAGATTACGACCTCACTCCATTCAATTAAGTCGTCTGCCTATTTGGAGTGGTTGTTTatgattgtttttatttcGCTTCTTGAATCTTTGCTCTCATTGATTACTTAATCTTTTATGAAGAACATTAACccattttaatatcttactatatatatttttgcaaagttaagaaattataaatgaatttagagAATTATACTGacttgataaatataaaaaatatataagaattaattccTAACTTAATTTGTAAAAGATTTCGCTCTACTTTATGCTAAAATCATGAAAATAGACATAGATAAAGTttataactaattaaattaataaagtcaAACACActctaatattaatcaataattaagttattaattgTACTTGAAGGatcctattttaattagttacCAATTAGTACCTTATTTTTGCAACATGTTTTTTGGAATGTTTGAAGATGcataatcatcattttaacTTTAAGTTTGTTCTATATGAACTTTATTTATcccattaataaaatggtcttattttaaatctgttttgttattttattaataaacttaagctgattcaaaaaataattttttattggtTTGAACATTTGAAAAACTTCTTTTACAATCTATTTCAGAATAAACTCCAAAATTTTGGGAATCCTTTTATTTCTCAtccttaaaaatagaaaattcgcttatatgatttaaatcattaactTAAATGGAATCAAAAACTTCAATGTCTTTGTTCAATTGagtctaatttaaattaaaacttttaaAAGATTAGAGCAAATTCATATAACGATTTACCTTGCTTGAGAATTCAATAGGGGAATTCTTTTCATCATGAggcatcaatttattttaggacTGAGAAGATGGACATTTAGGAAAACTTATACTCATATGGTTgttagattaattttgatttttcatttcattaaaattgtattcaacaaattttttagtttatgaATAATCGAAattattctctaaattattttcagtctaaattttagtttaattttcataatgattatcattatttgaatcgattctttttggaattaaatttaaagagttTAATAGTTTAGTCTAATatgaatcatttttaattcctAACTTTGATTCGCTTtctctattcattttatataattattttttaggtGTATGCATAGGTATATCATATGAACGacttaatgatttttttgtAGTTTCGATTGTTTTAGCTTTATTGGATAgagtttataatttttcctcaattatttaagattattcttccaaaaatttttgtttaaattcaatgcttttttattgaaaatattccTTTAAAGATAAACTACTGTTATGAAAGTAAAGCTATTTCTAATCATTCATTTGTAAATCCTAATTGGGCAAAATTTTGCTTGTtatctattttgaattcttaataaaataatgttttaatttgttatttaaattactttatattttagatttaagaCCTTCTGCtatgttttttattttctcatcttcataatttttgattgtttaaatgttaatattttgagatttctaataattttaagaaattaattaagtactCGTTGATCTACTTCTAAAATTCTGTGTAGTCTAATATTGATTCTATTCCAGATTTTCTTTCGATTTATGCATTTATTTAACTGACATTTTTGTAAAATCTTCATTATTGCATTCACAGTTTTTCATTTCtgtcttatttaaattagtctacctaaaatttgtaaatgtCTGTAAAGTGCTCGATTAATAaccataatatttatagcTTTAACCTTCTACtacttttttgatttcaatataGTTTTCTATATCCTTTCGATTAATTGAATACTCAGATGAACCTTGTTTGgaaaaagaattcaataaatgaCCTCCAATATCCCATAAAATTTATCCTTTGTTATCGTTGgatatcattataaaatttattattaaattttcaaaagcAATCATTTCAGTCTGATCGTAAGGaataaagttaaaataaCTATAGAGCTGGTTGCAATTTGATGGATGACTATTATTCTATaagtataaattttttaatttataatatcttcAATTAGAGATTCTCATTTAGATTtcaacattttttattaaatgttgtAAATACGAATAGGTAACccaagaattaaataaggtctaaaaatcaattaataacatGTGGCTCGATTCCAAAGAGTGCTTTCatgtatattattattatattttaattttacatttatattaCACCATCTaaaaatcatatatattatgCAAATGTTAAATATCCAGTGTGTCCATAAGCTTAATTTATTCCTGCAGAATAAGTAACtctcttattttaatctgtGCATACTTTCTTTTAAACATCATCAAATAGTGATTGTTCCTGTTTAACTCTTCTTTCAAAATGTCtatgatttaaatactaATTCTCTTTACCTCTTTAAACATTCTAATGTCTCCAAGTTTTTCCATCCTTATTGCTTTAATTCCAAGGCTGTTTTTTGCACCTATTCAATGCAGGGAGAGAAACAACAAATCCTTCCACCtttcttaatcattttcttagAGTGATCCAAAGCTAACCATGGCTAAGGCAAGTCCAAAAATATAGCATCTATGCTGCTTTCTTATGGAAATTCTCCTTAGTTTTCAGTATCCTCTCCTTTCAAAAAGCCATTAGCATAAACATCTCTCCAAAAACAAGTGGcctaattgattttcaattttgcAAACAATTCTTTACCATTATTTGCTCTTTCCTTATTGAATTCATATGTAAATAATCTGCCCTTATGACCAACAGCTGCTGCTAATGAACAAGACAATGATCCACTACCTGTTCCACTTTCAATTACACGCTAACCTGGTTTTAAACACAACTTAAGTATAATCATTGATATATCAGCCATAAAGAGAATTTAAGTTTTGTGAGGAACTGTTTCTGTTATTAAATGAGGATTTGGagtcattaaataaatgggCCCTGTTCCATTCTTTGAAAGTATTTCTTCCCCAGGCTTAACAAGAAAAGTATAATGATGGTATGCTCcgtatttattttgatatgtTTAACCTTATGTAACTGTAAGGAATTATTTAGGTTTTCCATCCTCAAATAAAATCATGGTATCAccatattaaatcattattatttatatatatttaatatttcttatattatttccataaaaataatcaatgaaGTATTTCTGATAAAGTTATAGCTTATCCATTCTATACCTTAACATCACAATCAGATTAATgacttctattttttaaatattaagatatttgttattatccaaaatgtatttttttactaatttaacattttcaCTACTTGattgaattctttatatagttcatttaaatagttgttttattaatgtattatatgattgattttggatttaaaagttaaaaattctaaatttgtattattatttagattaagtctaatttttattagagtATTATTGTAAGAAGTCTTAAAATTActgattaattaagattaagcTTAGAATGAACCCTAAATTTTGTTTAGTTTTCAGAGTATTCACTTTCTCAAAAATGATTGTTTTTAAGCCTaatgttttatatttattattttaaatctaagaattattgttttattcattttacaaATATCTTGAAGTTAaactctttaaattttttggatttgaattaaaatcttaagtAACTATGTATCAGgttatttagatatttaaaagcGAATGAGTTAAAGAACTTTAAGAAGGATTTCATTGAgattagaatatattatagtgaattaatatcttttgtAGTTCTTTGTTTTCCACTAatgaaatagattttataatagcCTACTTGTTTTCCATTTATTTCAACTTTTCttgtttgattttttatttgttttaatctttaaagacaagtatttgattaaaattagaatcaagATTTACTCATATTAAtatgttttaaattttttactGAGAAAACAAGTAGGACATCTTGTTGGTAAAGGAATTggaaatcatattattttagatttgttTGAAGTAGCATAGAATCATTTACTATAAAAAAggttatttattaatataattaagatgctatttaagaatagactattattttataaagaattctATTACATTCCCTAATTCACAAAtgtaagattttatttaatttcacttTTTAGTCTTCACACAAGATAGTAATTTAACTTATTGggttatataatttaatttgcattTCTAGCATTAtaattccaaattaaaaattattgtttcaCATTGTTATTAATGGTAGAATCTCATTTTTGATTACTTtatgattgatttatttccaactatttctttttagttgatatgaattctattaatcttcattttctattaatcaTCTATTTTACAAGACTTCCatttttctcattttattgtaacacaaattcaaattttaaataattacctTGTTTATAGTAATTGAGGTAGATAATGATGATATTTGTAGAACTCAAACTGCgattaaatttaaggttAGTATTCATGAAAATAGTAAACTCTTGATATATATtccttattttctaaatatattgtaAATCATCTTGAATTATCCATGAAACtggttaaataaaatatttttgttttagttaaatttcattgatttcttttttgaaataatcattttaagaaGATGCATGCTTATGATATAGTGTATGATTGAATATATTAGATGAACCAAAATAAGAGTGATAAAATCTGACATATCctaagtttttaatttaatattacagAAATAATTCccatataaataaattagtaaatgtcagaagaattaaattcaagTCTTGATTCACTCGAATTGGATCTCTACCACAAGCCAaatcctaaaat
This window of the Paramecium tetraurelia macronuclear, complete genome genome carries:
- a CDS encoding Protein kinase, whose protein sequence is MWQFTDDQYPKFTTFPEILKRPDAKTKQTSIDNKLAQEDQNENTEVRPKKVNMKPRLPVLSNLLLKPKQPPTSPQQNKNKEENKITKKQRMEPVKSVVQIRSNSNAPQMVKQLTNEKLEIKEKVKVEFKPLKKVERLDEYEIQEIIGQGSYAIVRKGVHKINGQIVAIKVYSKERLYDPQRARAVAKEIQILRQCNHKNIIHLIKVVESNKNINLIMEYGGDQSLKKVKNLQEVEVQLIFFQILKAVNYLHNKKIVHRDIKLDNILLNAQKEIKLIDFGFATEIDGYINTTYGTPSYMSPEMLPPNPRYNEMTDIWSCGVVLYALLFNKFPFSGHTEKELQMKIKKQDLHVYSIDEEILEVLLNCLERDVDRRKTADQLLKTLWMICID
- a CDS encoding Protein kinase, with the translated sequence MGQCSSQKIKQSMRAKIQEAKQKQSQTTTPNRQTTQLNGVRSQSRHNTHSAFQSHNDLSQPAYSLKNINFFLVYRNTNFSSFYSLLKQEDKDFPFTTIQHNNTGIVRIIKSYKSSDSKYIASLLKYQLHHPNLIQQFEIYEEQQKYHVAEENNEKIVVLNSKIYNDEKEIAFIFNQIVEVIEYLHHQKLTHGHLTLECFALFGDKYLKLYDLYHLFMKKKPTLEESHYLPPEYFENQEYSEERDIWSLGIILYNLLYHKSPFQSNIASLLKLDVQASNISYENKISDEAKSLLQQILEKNPKSRITISDITKHIWFKKQQIVLPEEQVRETLLRLRESKKLNILQVYLLKFIINNYPPDKLREIYSVFRSLDLDNDGYFSISELITSYTEYVEDSNNTKIICMNIFQKVDMDKDKKITFQEFILYAFDRKELIEEERIDISFKLLKNKKNFITAETLATQYTLEKEFFTEIMIELLKKDYMTFQNFKDLMNKTV
- a CDS encoding tRNA methyltransferase is translated as MIQYGDTMILFEDGKPKQFLTVTQGQTYQNKYGAYHHYTFLVKPGEEILSKNGTGPIYLMTPNPHLITETVPHKTQILFMADISMIILKLCLKPGQRVIESGTGSGSLSCSLAAAVGHKGRLFTYEFNKERANNGKELFAKLKINQATCFWRDVYANGFLKGEDTENQGEFPQESSIDAIFLDLPQPWLALDHSKKMIKKGGRICCFSPCIEQVQKTALELKQQGWKNLETLECLKRHFERRVKQEQSLFDDVQKKVCTDQNKRVTYSAGINQAYGHTGYLTFAQYI